The sequence GGGCCAGCAGCCTATAGTTCTTGCTTCACCTTTTGTAAGACTGTATTTTAGGAGACTGTCGGAACAGTCCATACCGGGACTGGTGGTACTGTCATACAATGAGCTTGACCCAAGTATTGAGATTCAGTCAATAGGGACGGTGAGCATCTGAAATGAAAATCAGAAGATACATTGGAAAAGATACTCAGGAAGCTTTGTTAAAAGTAAAAATGGATCTTGGCAGTGACGCCATAATATTAAACACCAGAAAGATAAGGCAGAAAGGTTTTTTCAAAATGTTTTCAAAACCTTTGGTTGAGGTTCTGGCTTCCGTGGATGACAATTATGGTACAAATTCCAGAAGAACAGCTTATGAAAGCAGAGGAAAAAATGACAGAGGATATGATGTCGTATCAGGTGGTAATTTGAGTTATAATGAAAATTTAAGAAGTAAATTTGACGAAAAAGAGGAAAAAATACATCTTTTAGAGAATAAAATAATTGGCATGGAGGAGAAAATCAATAAGATTTATGAGCAAATCCAAAAACCTTCTGAAAAGCTGATTGCTGCGACAAATGATGATAATGAGCAGCCGCAGTCCAAAGTTCTTGATCTGTTTTACAACAATCTGTTGAAAAATGAAGTGGATACTGAGATAGTAAAACAGCTTATCAGTGTTGTGAGAGGAAAGGTAAAAGAAAATGTAAGTGTCAGTGAAACTGCATCAATACTCTACAACCTTATTTCGGAAATGATGGGCAAACCTTCGGATATAAAGCTGAGGAATGACGGCAAGCCGACGGTAGTGATGCTGGTAGGGCCGACCGGTGTGGGTAAAACCACCACTTTGGCGAAGATTGCCGCAAATTATTCATTGAATCTCAACAAAAATGTCGGATTGATTACTGCCGACACATATCGTATCGCAGCCGTGGAGCAGCTTAAAACTTACGCAGATATACTGGGAATGCCTCTTAAAGTTATATATTCGGCCAATGAAATTCAAGATGCAATAAAAGAATACAGTGATAAAGATTTGATACTTATTGACACTGCGGGAAGAAGTTATAAAAACAAAGAACATTTTGACGAGCTTAAGACACTGGTCGAGGTAACCAATGCCGATGAAATTTATCTGGTGTTAAGTACTACGACAGGTATGAGAAACTGCAGGGAAATCATTGAACACTATAGCTTTTTGGAAAACTACAAACTTATCTTTACAAAACTGGATGAAAGTTCAGCGTTAGGGCTTATACTTAATTCAAGACGCCTGACCAATAGGGATTTATCATTTGTCACAACCGGACAGAGTGTGCCGGATGATATTGAGCTTGCGAATGTTGACATGATAACAAAAAATTTGTTGGGGAGCATTTCGTAGATGATGGATCAAGCAGAAAAACTCAGACAAATTATAGACGATTTGAAATTCAGAAATGCTGTGACTTTAGATAATCCCTCAGGCGTCAGGGAAAAAACCGCCAAAGTCATCACTGTAACCAGTGGAAAAGGCGGTGTGGGCAAGACCAATATCACAATAAATCTTGCCATAGCCTTAAGTGAACTTGGCAAGCGAGTTACAATTTTGGATGCGGATTTTGGATTGGCAAATATCGATATCCTTTTAGGGATTGTGCCCAAATATACACTGGTGGATGTTTTGTATGACAAGAAAAATATACTTGAGGTTTTGACCGACGGACCTAAAAACATAAAGTTCATGTCCGGAGGTTCA comes from Acetivibrio thermocellus ATCC 27405 and encodes:
- the flhF gene encoding flagellar biosynthesis protein FlhF, with the translated sequence MKIRRYIGKDTQEALLKVKMDLGSDAIILNTRKIRQKGFFKMFSKPLVEVLASVDDNYGTNSRRTAYESRGKNDRGYDVVSGGNLSYNENLRSKFDEKEEKIHLLENKIIGMEEKINKIYEQIQKPSEKLIAATNDDNEQPQSKVLDLFYNNLLKNEVDTEIVKQLISVVRGKVKENVSVSETASILYNLISEMMGKPSDIKLRNDGKPTVVMLVGPTGVGKTTTLAKIAANYSLNLNKNVGLITADTYRIAAVEQLKTYADILGMPLKVIYSANEIQDAIKEYSDKDLILIDTAGRSYKNKEHFDELKTLVEVTNADEIYLVLSTTTGMRNCREIIEHYSFLENYKLIFTKLDESSALGLILNSRRLTNRDLSFVTTGQSVPDDIELANVDMITKNLLGSIS